The proteins below are encoded in one region of Saccopteryx leptura isolate mSacLep1 chromosome 1, mSacLep1_pri_phased_curated, whole genome shotgun sequence:
- the LOC136388827 gene encoding hemoglobin subunit epsilon: MVHFTGEEKAAITSVWGKVNVEEAGGEALGRLLVVYPWTQRFFDNFGNLSSSSAIMGNPKVKSHGKKVLTSFGDAIKNLDNLKGAFAKLSELHCDKLHVDPENFRLLGNVLVIILASHFGKEFSPDVQAAWQKLVAGVATALAHKYH; encoded by the exons ATGGTGCATTTTACTGGTGAAGAGAAAGCAGCTATCACTAGCGTGTGGGGCAAAGTGAATGTGGAAGAGGCTGGAGGCGAGGCGCTGGGCAG GCTCCTGGTCGTCTACCCCTGGACCCAGAGGTTCTTTGACAACTTTGGCAACCTGTCCTCTTCCTCTGCCATAATGGGCAATCCTAAAGTCAAGTCCCATGGCAAGAAGGTTCTGACTTCCTTTGGAGATGCTATTAAGAACTTGGACAACCTCAAGGGTGCCTTTGCAAAGCTGAGTGAGCTGCACTGTGACAAACTGCATGTGGATCCTGAGAACTTCAGG CTCCTGGGCAATGTGCTGGTGATTATTCTGGCTTCTCATTTTGGCAAGGAGTTCAGCCCTGATGTGCAGGCTGCTTGGCAGAAGCTGGTGGCTGGTGTTGCCACTGCTCTGGCCCACAAGTATCACTGA
- the LOC136388828 gene encoding hemoglobin subunit epsilon-2, translating to MVHFTAEDKAAVASLWAKVNVEVTGGEVLGRLLVVYPWTQRFFDSFGNLSSETAIMGNPKVKAHGKKVLTSFGNAVKHMDDLKSTFSQLSELHCDRLHVDPENFKLLGNMILVVLATHFGKEFTPQMQAAWQKLTTAVANALAYKYH from the exons ATGGTGCATTTTACTGCTGAGGACAAGGCTGCTGTTGCCAGCCTATGGGCAAAGGTGAATGTGGAGGTGACCGGAGGTGAGGTCCTGGGAAG GCTCCTAGTTGTCTACCCATGGACCCAGAGGTTCTTTGATAGTTTTGGCAACTTATCCTCTGAAACTGCAATAATGGGCAATCCCAAGGTCAAGGCCCATGGCAAGAAGGTGCTGACGTCCTTTGGAAATGCTGTTAAGCATATGGATGACCTCAAGAGCACATTTTCTCAGCTAAGTGAGCTGCACTGTGACAGGCTGCATGTGGATCCTGAGAACTTCAAG CTCCTAGGCAATATGATATTGGTTGTCTTGGCAACTCATTTTGGCAAGGAGTTTACTCCCCAGATGCAGGCTGCCTGGCAGAAGCTGACAACTGCTGTGGCTAATGCTCTGGCCTACAAGTACCACTGA
- the LOC136394221 gene encoding hemoglobin subunit beta encodes MVHLTADEKSAVTGLWGKVNVDEVGGEALGRLLVVYPWTQRFFDSFGDLSTASAVMGNPKVKAHGKKVLQSFSDGLKNLDNLKGTFAKLSELHCDKLHVDPENFRLLGNVLVCVLARHFGKEFTPQVQAAYQKVAAGVATALAHKYH; translated from the exons ATGGTGCATCTGACTGCTGATGAGAAGAGTGCCGTCACTGGCCTGTGGGGCAAGGTGAACGTGGATGAAGTCGGTGGTGAGGCCCTGGGCAG GCTGCTGGTGGTCTACCCCTGGACTCAGAGGTTCTTTGACTCCTTTGGTGACCTGTCCACTGCTTCTGCTGTAATGGGCAACCCTAAGGTGAAGGCCCATGGCAAGAAAGTGCTGCAATCCTTCAGCGATGGCCTGAAGAACCTCGACAACCTCAAGGGCACCTTTGCCAAACTGAGTGAGCTGCACTGTGACAAGCTGCACGTGGACCCTGAGAACTTCAGG CTCCTGGGCAACGTGCTGGTGTGTGTGCTGGCTCGCCACTTTGGCAAGGAATTCACCCCGCAGGTGCAGGCTGCCTATCAGAAGGTGGCAGCTGGTGTGGCCACTGCCCTTGCTCACAAGTACCACTGA
- the LOC136388829 gene encoding hemoglobin subunit beta: MVHLTADEKSAVTGLWGKVNVDEVGGEALGRLLVVYPWTQRFFDSFGDLSTASAVMGNPKVKAHGKKVLQSFSDGLKNLDNLKGTFAKLSELHCDKLHVDPENFRLLGNVLVCVLARHFGKEFTPQVQAAYQKVAAGVATALAHKYH, translated from the exons ATGGTGCATCTGACTGCTGATGAGAAGAGTGCCGTCACCGGCCTGTGGGGCAAGGTGAACGTGGATGAAGTCGGTGGTGAGGCCCTGGGCAG GCTGCTGGTGGTCTACCCCTGGACTCAGAGGTTCTTTGACTCCTTTGGTGACCTGTCCACTGCTTCTGCTGTAATGGGCAACCCTAAGGTGAAGGCCCATGGCAAGAAAGTGCTGCAATCCTTCAGCGATGGCCTGAAGAACCTCGACAACCTCAAGGGCACCTTTGCCAAACTGAGTGAGCTGCACTGTGACAAGCTGCACGTGGATCCTGAGAACTTCAGG CTCCTGGGCAACGTGCTGGTGTGTGTGCTGGCTCGCCACTTTGGCAAGGAATTCACCCCGCAGGTGCAGGCTGCCTATCAGAAGGTGGCGGCTGGTGTGGCCACTGCCCTGGCTCACAAGTACCACTAA